A region of Catharus ustulatus isolate bCatUst1 chromosome 9, bCatUst1.pri.v2, whole genome shotgun sequence DNA encodes the following proteins:
- the DYNLT4 gene encoding dynein light chain Tctex-type 4 produces MAEQPFPETALLAQVLAADSTEAPSLRTTRRGSQPPARGTEDGKPPPLLSRRNSILSRRSSFGMVPGSRRPSIGPWMFHRRVSFSGLPIFQPILKARLENTYRMGPDKGCKFDAERVQHVLEGTLACALGTTVYSPQGSAPLAQSLTELLQNQAKEVVPSRYKLVCHVVLGQQGQQSLVVASRGLWNPETDSFASATFSNASLFAVATVYGVYFE; encoded by the coding sequence ATGGCTGAGCAGCCCTTCCCAGAGACAGCCCTGCTAGCTCAGGTGCTGGCTGCAGACAGCACTGAAGCCCCTTCACTCCGCACTACACGCCGTGGGTCGCAGCCCCCAGCCCGCGGCACTGAGGATGGCAAACCACCGCCCCTGCTTTCCCGCCGCAACTCCATCCTCAGCCGCCGCAGCTCCTTCGGGATGGTCCCGGGGAGCAGGCGTCCCTCCATTGGCCCCTGGATGTTCCACAGACGTGTTAGCTTCTCTGGGCTCCCAATTTTCCAACCCATTCTCAAGGCCCGCCTTGAAAACACTTACAGGATGGGGCCAGACAAAGGCTGCAAGTTTGATGCAGAGCGAGTGCAGCATGTGCTGGAGGGGACCCTGGCTTGTGCCCTGGGGACCACTGTGTAcagtccccagggcagtgccccCCTAGCCCAGAGCCTgactgagctgctgcagaaccAGGCCAAGGAGGTGGTGCCATCCCGCTACAAGCTGGTCTGCCATGTGGTGCTGGGCCAGCAAGGCCAGCAGAGTCTGGTGGTGGCCAGCCGGGGACTGTGGAACCCTGAGACTGACAGCTTTGCCTCTGCCACCTTCTCCAATGCCTCCCTCTTCGCTGTGGCCACAGTGTATGGGGTCTACTTTGAGTAG
- the PLK3 gene encoding serine/threonine-protein kinase PLK3, whose product MESAGLFPPFPAATLPARPAPAPAPPPRAAETTRIITDPISGRSYCKGRLLGKGGFARCYEMTDLSSNKTYAVKVIPHSRVAKPHQREKITNEIELHRDLHHKHIVKFSHYFEDSESIYIFLEHCSRKSLAHIWKARHTLLEPEVRYYLKQIISGLKYLHLKGILHRDLKLGNFFINENMELKVGDFGLAACQDVSDQKKKTICGTPNYLAPEVLLRQGHGPESDIWSLGCVMYTLLCGNPPFETSDLKETYRCIKQVEYTLPVFLSLPAKHLITGILRRNPQDRFTLEEILDHEFFKGYTPEKLPPSSCVMAPELSPPNPAKTLFAKVTKTLFGKKKPKAKKGSSEDRDDISKLVTGLMKTSICRQMSYKTVEGNEATPVSCRSASSSPVETVVEETSHKSASPSIRGTMASSCEAFEDCVTASAIIESAVRLLRTCLSSMPPAEKNPASLAHHEHFVWVSKWVDYSNKYGFGYQLSNRSIGVLFNNGTHMTLSPNHRTVHYNPTNSKHLVFSVSAIPEQLQGQMSVLRYFASYMEQHLMKGGDLPSIDDLGQPALLLLQWVKTDQALLMLFSNGTLQVNFYNDHTKVIISKPDHSCLVTYINRERNSYTYKLFSIQQLGCSPELHHRLRYILKLLQEWAEA is encoded by the exons ATGGAGTCCGCCGGCCTCTTCCCCCCGTTCCCCGCCGCGACCCTCCCCGCGCGgcccgcgcccgccccggcgcccccgccccgcgcggccGAGACCACCCGCATCATCACCGACCCGATCTCCGGCCGCTCCTACTGCAAGGGCCGCCTGCTGGGAAAg GGTGGGTTTGCACGATGCTATGAAATGACAGATCTCTCCAGCAACAAAACCTATGCCGTGAAGGTCATTCCTCACAGCCGGGTGGCTAAACCTCACCAGCGGGAGAag ATCACCAATGAGATTGAGCTACATCGGGACTTGCACCATAAACACATTGTCAAGTTCTCACACTACTTTGAGGACTCAGAGAGCATCTACATCTTTCTGGAGCACTGCAGTAGGaag TCCCTGGCCCACATCTGGAAGGCCCGCCATACTCTGCTGGAGCCCGAAGTGCGCTATTACCTCAAACAGATCATCTCAGGCTTGAAATACCTGCACCTCAAGGGCATCCTGCACAGAGACCTGAAGCTTG GCAACTTCTTCATCAATGAAAACATGGAGCTGAAAGTGGGGGACTTCGGGCTGGCTGCTTGCCAGGATGTCTCTGACCAGAAGAAAAA GACAATATGTGGGACTCCCAACTACCTGGCCCCAGAAGTGCTGCTGAGACAGGGCCATGGGCCAGAGTCGGATATATGGTCTCTGGGCTGTGTCAT GTACACCCTGCTGTGTGGGAACCCTCCCTTTGAAACCTCTGACCTCAAGGAGACCTATAGGTGTATCAAGCAGGTGGAATACACCCTCCCAGtcttcctctccctgcctgccaaaCACCTCATCACTGGCATCCTCAGACGCAATCCCCAGGACCGCTTCACCCTTGAGGAGATTTTGGACCATGAGTTCTTCAAG GGCTACACGCCTGAGaagctccctcccagcagctgtgtgaTGGCTCCAGAGCTGAgtcccccaaatcctgcaaaGACTCTGTTTGCTAAAGTCACCAAGACACTCTTTGGGAAGAAGAAACCCAAGG CCAAAAAGGGCTCTTCAGAGGACAGGGATGACATCTCCAAGCTGGTTACTGGGCTGATGAAGACCTCAATTTGTCGGCAGATGAGCTATAAAACTGTGGAAGGGAATGAG GCCACTCCTGTGTCGTGCcgcagtgccagctccagccccgtggagaCAGTGGTGGAGGAGACATCTCACAAGTCTGCATCCCCCTCCATCCGGGGAACGATGGCCAGCAGCTGTGAAG CCTTTGAAGATTGCGTCACTGCCTCTGCCATCATCGAGTCAGCTGTCCGACTCCTGCGGACCTGCCTCTCCTCCATGCCTCCAG CGGAgaaaaatccagcttccctggCCCACCATGAGCACTTTGTCTGGGTGAGCAAGTGGGTGGATTATTCCAACAAGTACGGCTTTGGCTACCAGCTCTCCAACCGCAGCATTGGGGTCCTCTTCAACAACGGCACGCACATGACACTTTCCCCCAACCACAG GACTGTACATTACAACCCGACCAACAGCAAACACCTGGTGTTCTCTGTGTCtgccatccctgagcagctgcagggacagatgaGTGTCTTGCGCTACTTTGCGTCCTACATGGAGCAGCATCTCATGAAG GGAGGTGACCTGCCCAGCATAGATGACCTggggcagccagccctgctcctcctgcagtggGTGAAGACTGACCAAGCCTTGCTCATGCTCTTCAGCAATGGCACCCTCCAG GTGAATTTCTACAACGACCACACCAAGGTGATCATTAGCAAGCCTGACCACTCCTGCCTTGTCACCTACATCAACCGGGAGCGCAACTCTTACACTTACAAGCTGTTCAGCatccagcagctgggctgctctcctGAGCTCCACCACCGCCTCAGATACATCCTCAAGCTTCTTCAGGAATGGGCTGAGGCCTAG
- the LOC117000369 gene encoding uncharacterized protein LOC117000369 → MGRAAAGAGLGTVSLWGSLLLAAGLALDPAPLICNCSEPMDYQTFREAPLPESCCLNFTSSNITHLDWGALVGVQGLRELYLSHCSITVISNAQGVPPALEILHLSHNLLQSLPGSFLENAPNLRVLYLDSNQLQELPKSFLKASSQVQEVYLGFNALTFLPASLLKPSLLQLQLSNNSWDCSCALLTNLEGWSSQAAEVICHTPEHYHGVDLQSIPRDELCRSHGLTALFICLPPLLILTSITWCFCRQKKKTNYSLQSRSQSHRAMAQRSSVPVPAEPHHYLPYELPAAPSKTEKKVLLGKQVMLQPFVDPLESGRDLYEEVEIQVGSPCSSQVPSHEGQLGTPATRAEELGSEPEVDTVSVSEVLKDSADREKIYMSQSTSYYNLVPGIELEDSDNLEYETIDLH, encoded by the exons ATGGGGCGAGCGGCGGCAG GAGCCGGGCTGGGCACAGTGTCCCTCTGGGGCAGTCTCCTGCTCGCTGCCGGCCTTGCCCTCGACCCAGCACCACTAATCTGCAACTGCTCGGAGCCCATGGACTACCAGACTTTCCGGGAGGCTCCGctccctgagagctgctgcctcaACTTCACCAGCTCCAACATCACCCACCTGGACTGGGGAGCACTGGtgggggtgcaggggctgcGGGAGCTCTACCTCTCTCACTGCAGCATCACGGTCATCAGCAATGCACAGGGAGTCCCTCCTGCCTTGGAAATCTTACACTTAAGTCACAACCTGCTGCAAAGTCTCCCTGGAAGCTTTCTAGAAAATGCCCCTAATTTGAGGGTTCTTTATCTGGACAGCAACCAACTTCAGGAGCTACCCAAGTCCTTCCTGAAAGCATCTTCCCAGGTCCAGGAGGTCTACCTGGGCTTCAATGCCCTCACCTTCCTTCCTGCCAGTCTCCTGAAGCCATCTCTGCTCCAGCTTCAGCTCTCCAACAACAGCTGGGACTGCAGTTGTGCTTTGCTAACCAACCTGGAGGGCTGGtccagccaggctgctgaggTTATCTGCCACACACCAGAGCACTACCACGGTGTGGACCTCCAGAGCATCCCCCGGGATGAGCTGTGCCGCTCACATGGCCTCACCGCCCTCTTCATCTGCCTGCCccctctcctcatcctcaccagCATCACCTGGTGCTTCTGCCGGCAGAAGAAAAAGACCAACTACAGCCTTCAGAGCAGGTCCCAGAGCCACCGGGCCATGGCACAGAGGAGCAGTGTGCCAGTGCCTGCAGAGCCCCACCACTACCTCCCCTAtgagctgcctgctgctccctccaagACTGAGAAGAAAGTGCTGCTGGGGAAACAGGTCATGCTCCAGCCCTTCGTGGATCCACTGGAGAGTGGCAGAGACCTCTATGAGGAGGTGGAGATACAGGTGGGATCCCCCTGCAGTTCCCAGGTGCCATCCCATGAAGGGCAGCTGGGCACCCCAGCAACaagggcagaggagctgggcagtgagCCAGAGGTGGACACTGTCAGTGTGAGTGAAGTCCTGAAGGACTCTGCTGACCGGGAAAAGATCTACATGAGTCAGTCAACCAGCTATTACAACCTGGTACCTGGTATCGAGCTGGAGGACTCAGACAACCTGGAGTATGAGACCATTGACCTGCACTGA
- the RPS8 gene encoding 40S ribosomal protein S8, whose amino-acid sequence MGISRDNWHKRRKTGGKRKPYHKKRKYELGRPPANTKIGPRRIHTVRVRGGNKKYRALRLDVGNFSWGSECCTRKTRIIDVVYNASNNELVRTKTLVKNCIVLIDSTPYRQWYEAHYALPLGRKKGAKLTPEEEEILNKKRSKKIQKKYDERKKNAKIASILEEQFQQGKLLACIASRPGQCGRADGYVLEGKELEFYLRKIKARKGK is encoded by the exons ATGG GTATTTCCAGGGACAACTGGCATAAGCGCCGCAAGACCGGGGGCAAGAGGAAGCCCTACCATAAGAAGAGGAAGTATGAGTTGGGGCGACCTCCCGCCAACACTAAG ATTGGCCCACGCCGGATTCATACCGTGAGGGTTCGCGGGGGAAATAAGAAGTACCGAGCCCTTCGGCTGGATGTCGGCAacttctcctgggggtcagaAT GCTGCACTCGCAAGACCAGAATTATTGATGTTGTGTACAACGCTTCCAACAACGAGCTGGTGCGGACAAAGACCCTGGTGAAGAACTGCATTGTGCTCATTGACAGCACCCCGTACCGGCAGTGGTACGAGGCCCACTACGCCCTGCCCCTCGGACGTAAGAAGGGCGCCAAACTG ACTCCTGAAGAGGAGGAAATACTGAACAAGAAGCGTTCAAAGAAGATCCAGAAAAAATATGATGAGCGAAAGAAGAATGCCAAGATCGCAAGTATTCTTGAGGAGCAATTCCAGCAAGGAAAGCTGCTTG CCTGCATTGCCTCCAGACCTGGACAGTGTGGCCGAGCTGATGGCTACGTGTTGGAAGGCAAGGAATTAGAGTTCTACTTGAGGAAGATCAAGGCCAGAAAAGGCAAATGA
- the KIF2C gene encoding kinesin-like protein KIF2C — MDPRIYRIVYPGAVINIQRSNGAIHPATVKVVDVELSSVSVEWVESGATKGKEVDINDVIAVNRELLEPPADVKENVPLQDNVTSQKQKRRATLSKIPAPREAVTSNVSAHEQKIQAARGRSRMSAITESQCSLPEDEMAVDPCTSLQTRRYSSNLAAGRTRGGGLGCVPEASLSSVNGNTEIHLPAARTSSSESPVRRRSNIVKEMEKMKNKREEKRAQMSESRIKRAQEFDTTCPNWEFARMIHEFRATLKCQPISISDPIEEHRICVCVRKRPLNKQELLKKEFDVVTVLNKCVLMVHEPKQKVDLTKYLDTQTFRFDFSFDETSSNEMVYRFTARPLVETIFEGGRATCFAYGQTGSGKTHTMGGDFSGRAQNASKGIYAFASRDVFLLLNQPRYRNQNLDVYVTFFEIYNGKVFDLLNKKAKLRVLEDGKQQVQVVGLQEKPVGCAEDVIKMIMTGSGCRTSGQTYANASSSRSHACFQIILRRRGQMIGKFSLVDLAGNERGADTSSADRQTRMEGAEINKSLLALKECIRALGQNKSHTPFRESKLTQVLRDSFIGANSRTCMIAMISPGMGSCEYTLNTLRYADRVKELSPHDGGSETQSQMETDEDETITECSDPQFNFSKDEEEEFSPNMFRYREVMTQISEREEKVVEQLRELRQRMTTELDYLLGITEKPDYDLETFVSRAKYFIEDSSRNFLSVKETLDALGTAMQLEEQASKQIRRWRP; from the exons ATGGATCCCCGCATCTACCGCATCGTCTATCCCGGCGCCGTTATTAACATCCAGCGGAGCAACG GCGCAATCCACCCGGCAACCGTGAAGGTGGTGGACGTGGAGCTCTCCAGTGTGAGCGTGGAGTGGGTTGAGAGCGGCGCCACCAAAGGCAAGGAG GTTGATATTAATGATGTGATTGCAGTAAATCGTGAATTATTAGAACCTCCTGCCGATGTGAAAGAGAATGTTCCTTTGCAAGACAATGTAACTTCACAG aaacagaagcGTAGAGCAACCCTTTCAAAAATTCCTGCTCCACGGGAAG CAGTCACATCTAATGTCTCTGCACATGAGCAGAAGATTCAAG CTGCACGTGGCCGTTCCAGGATGTCTGCTATCACAGAATCCCAGTGCAGCCTCCCGGAAGATGAGATGGCAGTAGATCCCTGCACTTCTTTGCAAACCAGAAGATACTCATCAAATCTTG CAGCTGGCCGAACCAGGGGTGGCGGGCTGGGGTGTGTTCCAGAAGCCTCACTGTCAAGTGtaaatggaaatacagagaTTCATCTGCCTGCTGCTAGAACGAGCTCTTCAGAGAGCCCAG TTCGAAGAAGATCTAACATTGTgaaagagatggagaaaatgaaaaacaaaagagaagaaaagagagctCAGATGAGTGAAAGCAGGATAAAACGAGCGCAG GAGTTTGACACCACCTGTCCGAACTGGGAGTTTGCACGTATGATCCATGAATTCAGAGCAACTTTAAAATGTCAGCCAATATCTATAAGTGATCCA atagAAGAGCACAGGATTTGTGTCTGTGTGAGAAAGCGCCCTCTCAATAAGCAAG AACTTCTAAAAAAGGAATTTGATGTGGTTACTGTTCTGAACAAGTGTGTCCTGATGGTGCATGAGCCAAAGCAGAAAGTGGATCTAACAAAATACCTTGACACCCAAACATTTAGATTTGACTTTTCATTTGATGAAACTTCTTCGAATGAAATGGTATACAG ATTCACTGCTAGACCTCTTGTAGAGACCATCTTTGAGGGTGGGAGAGCGACATGCTTTGCATATGGCCAGACTGGCAGCGGCAAGACGCAT ACTATGGGTGGAGATTTCTCTGGGAGAGCCCAGAATGCCTCAAAGGGCATATATGCTTTTGCCT CACGAGATGTCTTCCTCCTCCTAAACCAGCCCAGGTACAGGAATCAGAATCTGGATGTCTATGTGACTTTCTTTGAAATATACAATGGAAAA GTGTTTGACCTCTTGAATAAGAAGGCCAAGCTTCGAGTCCTGGAGGATGGCAAGCAACAGGTCCAGGTTGTTGGTCTCCAAGAAAAACCAGttggctgtgctgaggatgtCATCAAAATGATCATGactggcagtggctgcag GACATCTGGGCAGACTTATGCAAATGCCAGCTCTTCCCGGTCACACGCCTGCTTCCAAATCATACTGCGCCGAAGAGGACAAATGATTGGCAAATTTTCCTTGGTGGATCTGGCAGGAAATGAAAGGGGTGCAGACACATCTAGTGCTGATCGGCAGACACGGATGGAAGGTGCTGAAATCAATAAGAGCTTGCTGGCTTTGAAG GAGTGCATCCGAGCTTTAGGGCAGAACAAGTCTCATACTCCTTTTCGGGAGAGCAAGCTGACACAGGTGCTAAGAGACTCTTTCATAGGAGCCAACTCAAGGACCTGCATG ATAGCAATGATTTCTCCAGGCATGGGTTCGTGCGAGTACACCTTAAACACACTGAGATATGCTGACAG AGTGAAAGAGCTCAGCCCTCATGATGGAGGTAGTGAAACTCAGAGTCAGATGGAGACTGATGAGGATGAGACCATTACAGAATGCTCAGATCCTCAATTCAAT TTCTCCaaggatgaagaggaagaattcTCTCCCAACATGTTCCGCTATCGTGAGGTTATGACTCAGATTAGTGAACGGGAGGAGAAAGTTGTAGAACAGCTCAGAGAACTGAGACAG